A region from the Acinonyx jubatus isolate Ajub_Pintada_27869175 chromosome C2, VMU_Ajub_asm_v1.0, whole genome shotgun sequence genome encodes:
- the LOC106988637 gene encoding keratin-associated protein 13-1-like: MSYSCCSGNVASQSLGGYLRYPSSSCVSSSPSNLVYRTDLCSPSPCQLGSSLYSSCQETCCEPTSCRTSCVVSSPCQTSYSLPRTSTFCSPCQTTYSGSANFGSRSCYSLGCGSSGFRPMACRVQGFPSMSYGSQFCHPSFLTSRTFQSSCYKPMCRSGFY; encoded by the coding sequence ATGTCCTACAGCTGCTGTTCTGGAAACGTCGCCTCCCAGTCCCTTGGGGGCTACCTGCGCTACCCAAGCTCCTCCTGTGTCTCTTCTTCCCCCAGCAACCTGGTCTACCGCACTGACCTCtgctctcccagcccctgccagctgggatcctctctctacAGCAGCTGTCAGGAGACCTGCTGTGAGCCCACCAGCTGCCGGACGTCCTGCGTGGTGTCCAGCCCCTGCCAGACGTCCTACTCCCTCCCGAGGACCTCCACATTCTGCAGTCCCTGCCAGACGACTTATTCTGGGTCTGCCAACTTTGGGTCCAGAAGCTGCTATTCTCTGGGCTGTGGATCCAGTGGCTTCAGACCCATGGCTTGCAGAGTCCAAGGTTTCCCTTCCATGAGCTATGGATCTCAGTTCTGTCACCCATCCTTCTTGACTTCTAGGACCTTCCAGTCTTCTTGTTACAAACCAATGTGTAGATCTGGCTTCTACTGA